The following proteins are encoded in a genomic region of Streptomyces lunaelactis:
- a CDS encoding argininosuccinate synthase, whose amino-acid sequence MTERVVLAYSGGLDTSVAIGWIAEETGAEVIAVAVDVGQGGEDLDVIRKRALACGAVEAEVADAKDEFADEYCLPAIKANALYMDRYPLVSALSRPTIVKHLVAAAKKHGATTVAHGCTGKGNDQVRFEAGIVALAPELKCIAPVRDYAMTRDKAIAFCEAKQLPIATTKRSPYSIDQNVFGRAVETGFLEDIWNGPIEDIYEYTSNPAVQREADEVVISFKEGVPVAIDGKPVTVLQAIQQLNERAGAQGIGRIDMVEDRLVGIKSREVYEAPGAIALITAHQELENVTVERELARYKRQVEQRWGEMVYDGLWFSPLKRALDGFINEANQHVTGDIRMTLQGGRAVVTGRKSEESLYDFNLATYDSGDTFDQSKAQGFIELFGLSAKIAARRDLAGGA is encoded by the coding sequence GTGACCGAGCGCGTCGTACTCGCCTACTCGGGCGGTCTGGACACCTCCGTCGCCATCGGCTGGATCGCCGAGGAGACGGGCGCCGAGGTCATCGCCGTTGCCGTGGACGTCGGCCAGGGCGGCGAGGACCTGGACGTCATCCGCAAGCGCGCGCTCGCCTGCGGTGCGGTGGAGGCGGAGGTCGCCGACGCCAAGGACGAGTTCGCCGACGAGTACTGCCTCCCGGCGATCAAGGCCAACGCCCTCTACATGGACCGCTACCCGCTGGTCTCCGCCCTCTCCCGGCCCACGATCGTCAAGCACCTCGTCGCGGCCGCCAAGAAGCACGGCGCCACCACCGTCGCCCACGGCTGCACCGGCAAGGGCAACGACCAGGTGCGGTTCGAGGCCGGCATCGTCGCCCTCGCGCCCGAGCTGAAGTGCATCGCCCCCGTCCGTGACTACGCGATGACCCGGGACAAGGCGATCGCCTTCTGCGAGGCGAAGCAGCTCCCGATCGCGACCACCAAGAGGTCGCCGTACTCCATCGACCAGAACGTCTTCGGGCGGGCCGTCGAGACCGGCTTCCTGGAGGACATCTGGAACGGGCCGATCGAGGACATCTACGAGTACACCTCGAACCCGGCGGTGCAGCGCGAGGCCGACGAGGTCGTCATCTCCTTCAAGGAGGGCGTCCCGGTCGCCATCGACGGCAAGCCCGTCACGGTCCTCCAGGCGATCCAGCAGCTCAACGAGCGGGCCGGCGCGCAGGGCATCGGCCGGATCGACATGGTCGAGGACCGGCTGGTCGGCATCAAGTCGCGTGAGGTGTACGAGGCCCCGGGCGCGATCGCGCTGATCACCGCCCACCAGGAGCTGGAGAACGTCACCGTCGAGCGCGAGCTGGCCCGGTACAAGCGGCAGGTCGAGCAGCGCTGGGGCGAGATGGTCTACGACGGCCTGTGGTTCTCCCCGCTCAAGCGCGCCCTGGACGGCTTCATCAACGAGGCCAACCAGCACGTGACCGGCGACATCCGGATGACGCTGCAGGGCGGCCGCGCGGTCGTCACCGGCCGGAAGTCCGAGGAGTCGCTGTACGACTTCAACCTCGCGACGTACGACTCGGGTGACACCTTCGACCAGTCCAAGGCGCAGGGCTTCATCGAGCTGTTCGGCCTGTCGGCGAAGATCGCCGCACGGCGTGATCTTGCAGGCGGAGCCTGA
- a CDS encoding pyridoxamine 5'-phosphate oxidase family protein, whose product MGQRYERIEGRILDFIERQPVFFTATAPLSGDGHINLSPKGRSGTLVVIDELTLAYLDFGGSGAETIAHLREEGNGRITLMWCAFTGPPKVLRVHGSGEAVFRDDPRWAEFIPHFKEVDGPSARAIIVIHAQRISDACGFAVPFMEYQEERTQHAEHFGRKSDEEFAAYCEKKDHVGVSLDGLPALPLPLPARTD is encoded by the coding sequence ATGGGACAGCGCTATGAACGAATAGAAGGCCGGATCCTCGACTTCATCGAGCGGCAGCCCGTCTTCTTCACCGCCACCGCCCCGCTGAGCGGCGACGGGCACATCAACCTCTCCCCCAAGGGCCGCAGCGGCACGCTCGTCGTCATCGACGAGCTGACCCTCGCCTATCTGGACTTCGGCGGCAGCGGCGCCGAGACCATCGCCCACCTCCGCGAGGAGGGGAACGGACGCATCACCCTGATGTGGTGCGCGTTCACCGGCCCGCCCAAGGTGCTGCGGGTGCACGGCAGCGGTGAGGCGGTCTTCCGGGACGACCCGCGCTGGGCCGAGTTCATCCCGCACTTCAAGGAGGTCGACGGGCCGAGCGCCCGCGCGATCATCGTCATCCACGCGCAGCGGATCAGTGACGCCTGCGGATTCGCCGTGCCGTTCATGGAGTACCAGGAGGAGCGCACCCAGCACGCGGAGCACTTCGGCCGTAAGTCGGACGAGGAGTTCGCCGCGTACTGCGAGAAGAAGGACCACGTCGGGGTGAGCCTGGACGGGCTGCCGGCACTGCCGCTTCCGCTCCCCGCGCGTACCGACTGA
- a CDS encoding L,D-transpeptidase family protein, protein MRPGLALGSVLLLLAAGTVAAVPGRAAPLPERMGDTGGGSQLITAVAARPGATTGRVTWWDRRRDGGWVAAGSAAARFGAKGLVEGARRKQSTFTTPTGLYDLPYAFGIKAVPAGTRYAYRTVTKRSWWCQDNRARAYNRWVEGLPADCRAAESEHLVSYAKQYARALVIGFNYHRPVRGRGAGIFLHVNGRGATAGCVSVPDAAMSRILAWADQRRDPHIAIGTSGGPTAITRY, encoded by the coding sequence ATGCGCCCCGGTCTCGCACTTGGCTCCGTTCTGCTGCTGCTCGCCGCCGGTACGGTCGCGGCCGTCCCCGGCCGCGCGGCCCCACTCCCCGAGCGGATGGGCGACACCGGCGGTGGCAGCCAGCTGATCACCGCCGTGGCCGCGCGCCCCGGCGCCACCACCGGAAGGGTCACCTGGTGGGACCGCCGCCGCGACGGGGGGTGGGTGGCGGCCGGCTCGGCGGCGGCGCGATTCGGCGCGAAGGGCCTGGTCGAGGGCGCCCGTCGGAAGCAGAGCACCTTCACCACGCCGACCGGGCTGTACGACCTGCCGTACGCCTTCGGGATCAAGGCCGTGCCCGCCGGGACCCGCTACGCCTACCGCACGGTGACGAAGAGGTCCTGGTGGTGCCAGGACAACCGGGCCCGTGCGTACAACCGCTGGGTCGAGGGGCTGCCCGCCGACTGCCGGGCGGCCGAGTCCGAGCATCTGGTCTCGTACGCGAAGCAGTACGCCCGCGCCCTGGTCATCGGCTTCAACTACCACCGCCCGGTGCGCGGCCGGGGTGCCGGAATCTTCCTCCACGTCAATGGGCGTGGCGCGACGGCCGGTTGCGTGTCCGTGCCGGACGCGGCCATGAGCCGGATTCTGGCCTGGGCCGACCAGCGGCGCGATCCGCACATCGCGATCGGGACCAGTGGCGGACCGACCGCGATCACTCGCTACTGA
- a CDS encoding ferredoxin reductase family protein: MLQSGRAARRQTMRAIRPRRDPAVALLAVAWAGAMAVLSLWWQNTAVVHMTTAEWLIGAGRITGLLGGYVIALVVLLMARVPALERRVGSDRVTRWHAMSGRYAISLIVTHVVLTVWGYAVQARTGLVEQTVTVVVDFPEMIKAAIGTALLLVVGFVSAGAVRRRMRYETWYYLHLLTYAAVYLTFWHQLATGAEFVAGSTARTVWYVLYAAVGVLLLWYRILAPVRLNLWHRMRVESVVDEAPGVVSVLITGRRLHRLGAEAGQFFRWRFLTKGLRWSANPYSLSAPPRPHLMRITVKAVGKHSTALAGLEPGTRVWAEGPYGAMTAGRRSRNKVLLIAGGAGITPLRALFETLPGGPGDLTLLYRASERRDLALWSELQQIAQRRDAQLMYAVNGPDGARPEITAERLKEVLPDIDEHDVYLCGPPGLADESYQALREAGVPSRRIHHESFEM, encoded by the coding sequence ATGTTGCAGAGCGGTCGGGCCGCGAGACGCCAGACCATGCGGGCGATCCGGCCCCGTCGTGACCCGGCGGTGGCGTTGCTGGCGGTCGCCTGGGCGGGGGCGATGGCCGTGCTGTCCCTGTGGTGGCAGAACACGGCGGTGGTGCACATGACCACCGCCGAGTGGCTGATCGGCGCCGGCAGGATCACCGGTCTGCTGGGCGGATACGTGATCGCACTGGTGGTACTGCTGATGGCGCGCGTCCCCGCTCTGGAACGGCGGGTGGGTTCCGACCGGGTGACCCGCTGGCACGCGATGAGCGGCCGCTACGCGATCAGTCTGATCGTCACGCATGTCGTGCTGACCGTATGGGGGTACGCCGTCCAGGCCCGTACCGGCCTCGTGGAGCAGACCGTCACCGTCGTCGTCGACTTCCCCGAAATGATCAAGGCGGCGATCGGCACGGCGCTCCTGCTGGTGGTCGGCTTCGTCTCGGCCGGCGCCGTGCGCCGCCGCATGCGCTACGAGACCTGGTACTACCTGCACCTCCTGACCTATGCCGCCGTATATCTGACCTTCTGGCACCAACTGGCCACCGGCGCCGAGTTCGTCGCCGGCTCGACCGCCCGCACGGTCTGGTACGTGCTGTACGCCGCAGTCGGCGTGCTGCTCCTCTGGTACCGGATCCTGGCGCCCGTGCGGCTCAACCTCTGGCACCGGATGCGGGTGGAATCCGTCGTGGACGAGGCTCCGGGGGTGGTCTCCGTGCTGATCACCGGGCGACGGCTGCACCGGCTCGGCGCCGAGGCGGGTCAGTTCTTCCGCTGGCGGTTCCTCACCAAGGGGCTGCGCTGGAGCGCCAATCCGTATTCACTCTCCGCCCCGCCCCGTCCCCATCTGATGCGCATCACCGTCAAGGCGGTCGGCAAGCACAGCACGGCGCTCGCCGGACTGGAGCCGGGGACGCGGGTCTGGGCCGAGGGCCCGTACGGAGCCATGACCGCCGGCCGCCGGAGCCGCAACAAGGTGCTGCTGATCGCGGGCGGCGCGGGGATCACCCCGCTGCGGGCGCTGTTCGAGACGCTGCCCGGCGGTCCGGGCGACCTGACACTGCTCTACCGGGCCAGCGAGAGGCGGGACCTGGCGCTCTGGAGCGAGCTGCAGCAGATCGCTCAGCGCCGGGACGCACAGCTGATGTACGCGGTGAACGGTCCCGACGGGGCCCGGCCCGAGATCACCGCCGAGCGGCTCAAGGAGGTGCTGCCCGACATCGACGAGCACGACGTCTATCTCTGCGGGCCGCCCGGTCTCGCCGATGAGTCGTACCAGGCACTGCGCGAAGCCGGAGTGCCGTCCCGCCGGATCCACCACGAGTCCTTCGAGATGTGA
- a CDS encoding FMN-binding protein has protein sequence MKRKHPLRRIMLGIAATASGVVLLLALKQPGNTVVEASSQAGSQVPPAGSASAGNGAGNAGGQTVLGDVAGTQYGDVQVQLTLSGGRITGAQAVKAPGADENSRRIGAKAIPKLNQAVMAAQSAQIDAVSGASYTSEGYIKSLQSALDKAGGVGAPGSDAQAGTQPGAGTQPGSGSGTDTGSGSGSGSDDDSGSGTGTGSGSVSGSDGAAPAAKTVLGDVANTQYGPVQVRITVSGGKVTAADAVKAPGSDANSRQIAANAVPKLNQAAVTAQSAQIDSVSGASYTSEGYITSLQSALDKAGV, from the coding sequence TTGAAGAGGAAACATCCGCTTCGCCGGATCATGCTCGGCATCGCCGCCACCGCGTCCGGTGTCGTCCTGCTGCTCGCACTGAAGCAGCCGGGCAACACCGTGGTCGAGGCGTCGTCGCAGGCCGGCTCTCAAGTGCCGCCCGCCGGCTCGGCGTCCGCCGGGAACGGAGCCGGGAACGCCGGGGGACAGACGGTGCTCGGTGACGTCGCGGGCACGCAGTACGGCGACGTCCAGGTCCAGCTCACCCTCAGCGGCGGCAGAATCACCGGGGCACAGGCGGTGAAGGCGCCCGGCGCCGACGAGAACAGCCGCCGGATCGGCGCCAAGGCGATCCCCAAGCTCAACCAGGCCGTGATGGCGGCGCAGAGCGCACAGATCGACGCGGTCTCCGGGGCCAGTTACACCAGCGAGGGCTACATCAAGTCCCTGCAGAGCGCGCTCGACAAGGCCGGGGGTGTGGGGGCACCGGGCTCCGACGCGCAGGCCGGGACCCAGCCCGGGGCAGGGACGCAGCCCGGATCCGGATCCGGCACCGACACCGGCTCGGGATCGGGATCGGGATCGGACGACGACTCGGGATCGGGCACGGGCACCGGCTCGGGCTCGGTTTCCGGCTCCGATGGCGCCGCCCCGGCGGCGAAGACCGTCCTCGGCGACGTGGCCAACACCCAGTACGGCCCGGTGCAGGTCCGGATCACGGTCAGCGGGGGCAAGGTCACCGCGGCCGACGCCGTCAAGGCACCCGGCTCCGACGCCAACAGCCGGCAGATCGCCGCCAATGCTGTGCCCAAGCTCAACCAGGCGGCGGTCACGGCGCAGAGCGCACAGATCGACTCGGTCTCCGGCGCCAGCTACACCAGCGAGGGCTACATCACGTCCCTGCAGAGCGCGCTCGACAAGGCGGGTGTGTGA
- a CDS encoding FAD:protein FMN transferase, whose protein sequence is MPGRQRLRHVEHSMGTVFSFDIRIAARSDAPRVRAGLAAAVAGLHRVDEIFSTYRQDSQLSRLARGELPLGDCVAEVAEVLDLCSEAEHESNGWFTARYAGELDPTGLVKGWAVECAVRMLASSGADSVCLNGGGDIQLYGGPWRVGVCDPLHPGELVTVIEADEGVAVATSGPAERGCHIVVPHTRRPPAEGMASMTVVCPGLTQADARATAAYAMGGRARDWLEELPDTEGFAVNADGSTWRTRGFDRHTAKLTA, encoded by the coding sequence ATGCCCGGCCGGCAGCGGCTGCGCCATGTCGAACACTCCATGGGCACGGTGTTCTCGTTCGACATCCGTATCGCCGCCCGCAGCGACGCTCCCAGGGTGCGTGCCGGACTCGCCGCCGCCGTGGCCGGTCTGCACCGCGTGGACGAGATCTTCTCGACGTACCGTCAGGACAGCCAGCTCAGCCGGCTCGCCCGCGGCGAACTCCCGCTCGGGGACTGTGTCGCCGAGGTCGCCGAGGTGCTCGACCTGTGCTCGGAGGCGGAGCACGAGAGCAACGGCTGGTTCACCGCTCGCTACGCCGGCGAGCTGGATCCGACCGGTCTGGTCAAGGGCTGGGCGGTGGAGTGCGCGGTCCGCATGCTCGCTTCGTCCGGTGCGGATTCGGTCTGCCTCAACGGAGGCGGCGACATCCAGCTGTACGGCGGCCCCTGGCGGGTGGGCGTCTGCGACCCGCTCCACCCGGGCGAGCTCGTCACCGTGATCGAGGCCGACGAGGGCGTCGCCGTCGCCACCTCGGGCCCTGCGGAGCGCGGCTGCCACATTGTCGTCCCGCACACCCGCCGGCCCCCCGCCGAGGGCATGGCGTCGATGACCGTCGTCTGCCCGGGACTGACCCAGGCCGACGCCCGGGCGACCGCCGCGTACGCCATGGGCGGGCGGGCCCGCGACTGGCTGGAGGAGCTGCCCGACACCGAGGGCTTTGCGGTCAATGCCGACGGCAGCACGTGGCGGACCCGCGGATTCGACCGTCACACGGCGAAGTTGACCGCCTGA
- a CDS encoding arginine repressor, translating into MTEAQDTEHGGAVVPQTRTARHRRIVDILNRQPVRSQSQLAKLLADNGLSVTQATLSRDLDELGAVKIRNTGGELIYAVPSEGGYRTPQAPLGESAKEERMRRLSGELLISAEASANLVVLRTPPGAAQFLASAIDQAELHDILGTIAGDDTLILISRDPNGGQALADHLLRLAQNDR; encoded by the coding sequence ATGACCGAGGCGCAGGACACCGAGCACGGCGGGGCCGTAGTACCGCAGACCCGCACGGCCCGCCACCGCCGGATCGTGGACATCCTCAACCGGCAGCCGGTGCGCTCGCAGAGCCAGTTGGCGAAGCTCCTCGCGGACAACGGGCTGAGCGTCACTCAGGCGACGCTCTCCCGCGACCTCGACGAGCTGGGCGCGGTGAAGATCCGCAACACCGGCGGTGAGCTGATCTACGCGGTGCCCAGCGAGGGCGGCTACCGCACTCCGCAGGCGCCGCTCGGTGAGTCGGCCAAGGAGGAGCGCATGCGGCGCCTCTCCGGCGAACTGCTGATCTCCGCCGAAGCCTCGGCCAACCTCGTGGTGCTGCGTACGCCGCCGGGGGCCGCCCAGTTCCTCGCCTCGGCCATCGACCAGGCCGAACTGCACGACATCCTCGGCACCATCGCCGGCGACGACACGCTGATCCTGATCAGCCGCGACCCGAACGGCGGCCAGGCGCTGGCGGACCATCTGCTGCGCCTGGCCCAGAACGACCGCTGA
- a CDS encoding acetylornithine transaminase: protein MSNEELAQRWQGVMSDNYGTPKLALVRGEGAQVWDADGTEYCDFVGGIAVNALGHAHPAIVEAVSRQIASLGHVSNLYVAEPPVALAERLIQLFGRPGRVFFCNSGAEANEAAFKIGRLTGRQHMVATGGGFHGRTMGALALTGQPAKKEPFLPLPGDVTHVPFGDVEALRAAVTEETALLIIEPIQGESGVVVPPKGYLEAAREITRATGTLLVLDEVQTGIGRTGHWFEHQAHQGVEPDVVTLAKGLGGGLPIGATVVFGPAADLLRPGQHGTTFGGNPVACAAGLAVLDTLASDGTLDEVKRLGEKLRDGIESLGHPLVSHVRGAGLLLGIVLTESLAPQVQQVAQGAGFLVNAPAPDVVRLMPPLIIGDAEVNAFLQALPGVLDGVYGEGRSGE from the coding sequence ATGAGCAATGAGGAGCTCGCGCAGCGCTGGCAGGGCGTGATGTCGGACAACTACGGCACGCCGAAGCTGGCCCTCGTACGCGGCGAAGGCGCCCAGGTCTGGGACGCGGACGGCACCGAGTACTGCGACTTCGTCGGCGGTATCGCCGTGAACGCGCTCGGCCATGCCCACCCCGCGATCGTCGAGGCTGTCTCCCGGCAGATCGCCTCACTCGGCCATGTCTCCAACCTCTACGTCGCCGAGCCGCCCGTCGCGCTCGCCGAGCGCCTCATCCAGCTCTTCGGCCGCCCCGGCCGCGTCTTCTTCTGCAACTCCGGTGCCGAGGCCAACGAAGCCGCCTTCAAGATCGGCCGGCTGACGGGCCGTCAGCACATGGTCGCCACCGGCGGCGGCTTCCACGGCCGCACGATGGGCGCGCTCGCCCTCACCGGACAGCCCGCCAAGAAAGAACCGTTCCTGCCGCTGCCCGGAGATGTCACGCACGTCCCCTTCGGCGATGTCGAGGCGCTGCGGGCCGCGGTCACTGAAGAGACCGCGCTGCTGATCATCGAGCCGATCCAGGGCGAGAGCGGCGTGGTCGTCCCGCCCAAGGGCTATCTGGAGGCCGCCCGGGAGATCACCCGGGCCACCGGCACGCTGCTTGTCCTCGACGAGGTCCAGACGGGCATCGGGCGCACCGGCCACTGGTTCGAGCACCAGGCCCACCAGGGCGTCGAGCCCGATGTCGTCACCCTCGCCAAGGGTCTCGGCGGCGGGCTCCCGATCGGCGCGACCGTGGTCTTCGGCCCGGCCGCGGACCTGCTCCGGCCCGGACAGCACGGCACGACGTTCGGCGGAAACCCGGTCGCGTGCGCGGCCGGACTCGCCGTGCTCGACACCCTCGCGTCCGACGGGACCCTCGACGAGGTGAAGCGGCTGGGCGAGAAACTGCGGGACGGAATCGAGTCCCTCGGCCACCCGCTGGTCTCCCATGTCCGTGGCGCGGGCCTGCTGCTGGGTATCGTGCTCACGGAGTCCCTCGCGCCTCAGGTGCAGCAGGTGGCTCAGGGTGCCGGTTTCCTGGTGAACGCTCCCGCCCCCGATGTCGTACGGCTCATGCCGCCGCTGATCATCGGTGACGCGGAAGTGAACGCGTTTCTCCAGGCGCTCCCCGGCGTCCTCGACGGTGTGTACGGGGAAGGACGATCCGGGGAATGA
- the argB gene encoding acetylglutamate kinase, with protein MSARKHTALPKAQILIEALPWLTRHNGKTVVVKFGGNAMIDEDLKAAFAQDVVFLRQAGLKPVVVHGGGPQISAQLDRHGLVSEFKAGLRVTTPEAMDVVRMVLAGKVQRELVGLLNQHGPLAVGMTGEDAHTITATKHQPQIDGELVDIGRVGEITEIDTGAIQALLDDGRIPVISSIARSADDHHVYNVNADTAAAALAAALGAETLMVLTDVEGLFEDWPNSDEVISRLTATQLEKLLPDLSSGMVPKMEGCLHAVRNGVNTARVLDGRVPHSILLEIFTDSGIGTMVVPDGQGEP; from the coding sequence ATGAGCGCCCGTAAGCACACCGCGCTGCCGAAGGCCCAGATCCTCATCGAGGCGCTGCCCTGGCTGACCCGGCACAACGGCAAGACCGTCGTCGTCAAGTTCGGCGGCAACGCCATGATCGACGAGGACCTCAAGGCCGCCTTCGCCCAGGACGTCGTCTTTCTGCGGCAGGCAGGCCTCAAGCCGGTCGTGGTCCACGGCGGCGGCCCGCAGATCAGCGCCCAGCTCGACCGGCACGGCCTGGTCAGCGAGTTCAAGGCGGGCCTGCGGGTCACCACACCCGAAGCCATGGACGTCGTACGAATGGTGCTCGCCGGTAAGGTCCAGCGCGAGCTCGTCGGGCTGCTCAACCAGCACGGCCCGCTCGCCGTCGGTATGACGGGCGAGGACGCGCACACCATCACCGCCACCAAGCACCAGCCGCAGATCGACGGCGAACTGGTCGACATCGGCCGGGTCGGCGAGATCACCGAGATCGACACGGGCGCCATCCAGGCGCTCCTCGACGACGGCCGTATCCCGGTCATCTCCTCGATCGCGCGCTCCGCCGACGACCACCACGTCTACAACGTCAACGCCGACACCGCCGCGGCCGCGCTCGCCGCCGCGCTCGGCGCCGAGACACTGATGGTCCTCACCGATGTCGAGGGTCTCTTCGAGGACTGGCCCAACAGCGACGAAGTGATCAGCAGGCTCACCGCCACCCAGCTGGAGAAGCTGCTGCCCGACCTGTCCAGCGGCATGGTCCCCAAGATGGAGGGCTGTCTGCACGCCGTGCGCAACGGGGTCAACACCGCCCGCGTGCTCGACGGCCGTGTACCGCACTCGATCCTGCTGGAGATCTTCACCGACTCGGGCATCGGCACGATGGTCGTGCCCGACGGACAGGGGGAACCATGA
- the argJ gene encoding bifunctional glutamate N-acetyltransferase/amino-acid acetyltransferase ArgJ, whose protein sequence is MSVTAAKGFTAAGIAAGIKENGNPDLALVVNNGPRRAAAGVFTSNRVKAAPVLWSEQVLRGGEVSAVVLNSGGANACTGPQGFQDTHATAEKVAAVLNQGGPEDHSAGEIAVASTGLIGLLLPMDKVLAGVEKAAGELSAHGGEKAAIAIKTTDSVHKTAVAEGEGWTVGGMAKGAGMLAPGLATMLVVLTTDADLESATLDKALRDATRQTFDRVDSDGCMSTNDTVLLLASGASEITPRYEEFADAVRTVCDDLARQLIGDAEGASKDIRIEVINAATEDDAVEVGRSIARNNLLKCAIHGEDPNWGRVLSAIGTTRAAFEPDALNVAINGIWVCRGGSVGEDRELVDMRYREVKITADLSAGSESAVIWANDLTADYVHENSAYSS, encoded by the coding sequence GTGAGCGTCACGGCAGCAAAGGGATTCACGGCAGCGGGCATCGCCGCCGGGATCAAGGAGAACGGCAATCCCGACCTGGCTCTCGTGGTCAACAACGGACCGCGCCGCGCCGCCGCGGGTGTCTTCACCTCCAACCGCGTCAAGGCCGCGCCCGTCCTCTGGTCCGAGCAGGTCCTGCGCGGCGGCGAAGTCTCCGCGGTCGTCCTCAACTCCGGTGGCGCCAACGCCTGCACGGGCCCCCAGGGTTTCCAGGACACCCACGCGACCGCCGAGAAGGTCGCCGCCGTCCTGAACCAAGGCGGTCCCGAAGACCACAGCGCAGGCGAGATCGCCGTCGCCTCCACCGGTCTGATCGGTCTGCTGCTCCCGATGGACAAGGTCCTCGCCGGCGTCGAGAAGGCCGCCGGGGAGCTCTCCGCACACGGCGGCGAGAAGGCCGCCATCGCCATCAAGACCACTGACTCCGTCCACAAGACCGCCGTCGCCGAGGGCGAGGGCTGGACCGTCGGCGGCATGGCCAAGGGCGCGGGCATGCTCGCCCCCGGACTCGCCACCATGCTGGTCGTCCTCACCACCGACGCCGACCTCGAGTCCGCCACCCTCGACAAGGCCCTGCGCGACGCCACCCGGCAGACCTTCGACCGCGTCGACTCAGACGGCTGCATGTCCACCAACGACACCGTGCTGCTGCTCGCCTCGGGTGCCAGCGAGATCACACCCCGCTACGAGGAGTTCGCCGACGCCGTACGGACCGTCTGCGACGACCTCGCCCGCCAGCTGATCGGTGACGCCGAGGGGGCCAGCAAGGACATCCGTATCGAGGTGATCAACGCCGCGACCGAGGACGACGCCGTCGAGGTGGGCCGCTCCATCGCGCGCAACAATCTCCTCAAGTGCGCCATCCACGGCGAGGACCCCAACTGGGGCCGCGTGCTCTCCGCCATCGGCACCACCCGGGCCGCCTTCGAGCCCGACGCCCTCAACGTCGCCATCAACGGCATCTGGGTCTGCAGAGGCGGCAGCGTCGGCGAGGACCGCGAGCTGGTCGACATGCGCTACCGCGAGGTGAAGATCACCGCCGATCTCTCCGCCGGCAGCGAGTCCGCCGTGATCTGGGCCAATGACCTCACCGCCGACTACGTCCACGAGAACAGCGCGTACTCCTCATGA
- the argC gene encoding N-acetyl-gamma-glutamyl-phosphate reductase, whose product MMVRAAVAGASGYAGGELLRLLLAHPRVEIGALTGNSNAGQRLGGLQPHLLPLADRVLEPTTADVLAGHDVVFLALPHGQSAAVAEQLGDEVLVVDMGADFRLKDAADWEAFYGSPHAGTWPYGLPELPGARAALRGSKRIAVPGCYPTAVSLALFPAYAASLAEPEAVVVAATGTSGAGKALKPNLLGSEVMGSMSPYGVGGGHRHTPEMIENLSAAAGERVTVSFTPTLAPMSRGILATCSAKAKPGTTAQDVRAAYEKALADEPFVHLLPEGQWPATASVYGSNAVQIQVAYDEAAQRIIAISAIDNLTKGTAGGAVQSMNIALGLPEDTGLSTIGVAP is encoded by the coding sequence ATGATGGTACGCGCAGCAGTGGCAGGAGCGAGCGGATACGCAGGCGGGGAACTGCTCCGACTGCTCCTCGCCCACCCCAGGGTCGAGATCGGTGCCCTCACCGGCAACTCCAACGCCGGTCAGAGGCTCGGCGGACTGCAGCCGCATCTGCTCCCGCTCGCCGACCGCGTGCTCGAGCCCACCACTGCGGACGTGCTCGCCGGGCACGACGTCGTCTTTCTCGCTCTCCCGCACGGTCAGTCCGCCGCCGTCGCCGAGCAGCTCGGCGACGAGGTCCTCGTCGTCGACATGGGCGCCGACTTCCGGCTGAAGGACGCGGCCGACTGGGAGGCGTTCTACGGCTCCCCGCACGCCGGGACCTGGCCCTATGGGCTCCCCGAGCTGCCGGGCGCCCGCGCCGCGCTGCGCGGGTCCAAGCGCATTGCGGTGCCCGGCTGCTACCCGACCGCCGTCTCGCTCGCGCTCTTCCCGGCGTACGCGGCCTCCCTGGCCGAGCCCGAGGCCGTCGTCGTCGCCGCGACCGGCACATCCGGCGCGGGCAAGGCGCTCAAGCCGAATCTGCTCGGCTCCGAGGTGATGGGCTCCATGAGCCCGTACGGCGTCGGCGGCGGCCACCGGCACACCCCCGAGATGATCGAGAACCTCAGCGCCGCGGCGGGCGAGCGGGTCACCGTCTCCTTCACGCCGACCCTCGCGCCCATGTCCCGCGGCATCCTCGCCACCTGCTCCGCCAAGGCGAAGCCGGGCACGACGGCGCAGGACGTCAGGGCCGCGTACGAGAAGGCGCTGGCCGACGAGCCGTTCGTGCATCTGCTGCCGGAGGGCCAGTGGCCGGCCACCGCGTCCGTCTACGGTTCCAACGCTGTTCAGATCCAGGTCGCATACGACGAGGCCGCGCAGCGCATCATCGCGATCAGCGCCATCGACAACCTCACCAAGGGAACCGCCGGTGGCGCGGTCCAGAGCATGAACATCGCCCTCGGGCTTCCTGAGGACACAGGTCTTTCCACGATCGGAGTGGCACCGTGA